The following are encoded in a window of Roseimicrobium gellanilyticum genomic DNA:
- the vccB gene encoding Verru_Chthon cassette protein B, with translation MITPKANFKTDGGATLVELVVTVGILVTMMVPVLGLLSSAVDTSGKAASMTISARIASRLVGEVQQGDWSSIQNWSNREVFLDYQGQELKDVGEQANAVYAARVQLGPQTGVVLGTNNPAGANPSQRRVVVLVASGSPLQAKELLDQAQAALDAGKPLPRDVRISRTLLVNLEKAL, from the coding sequence ATGATCACTCCCAAAGCTAACTTCAAGACTGATGGTGGCGCCACACTGGTGGAACTTGTCGTCACAGTTGGCATCTTGGTGACGATGATGGTCCCCGTACTGGGACTCCTCTCGTCTGCCGTCGATACCAGCGGCAAGGCAGCGTCGATGACGATCTCAGCAAGAATTGCATCCCGTCTTGTTGGTGAGGTCCAGCAAGGGGACTGGTCGAGTATTCAGAACTGGAGCAATCGCGAGGTCTTCCTGGACTACCAAGGGCAGGAGTTGAAGGATGTTGGGGAACAGGCCAATGCCGTCTATGCAGCCCGTGTGCAACTAGGACCGCAAACCGGCGTTGTCCTTGGCACGAATAATCCTGCCGGAGCAAATCCATCCCAGAGGAGAGTCGTTGTATTGGTCGCGTCAGGTAGTCCGCTACAGGCGAAGGAACTGCTTGATCAAGCACAGGCTGCACTGGATGCGGGCAAACCCCTTCCCAGGGACGTCCGCATCAGTCGCACACTACTCGTAAACCTCGAAAAAGCCCTCTAG
- a CDS encoding Imm74 family immunity protein, which translates to MFSSPRPNLYKSTEGFSVEVLGRTGILYSEAGRTLRIDSEVLSGASGMVVYKDSINHWQAPHHIKPFSLADRERVIENVRAAFKFQGYDIVITWPRCPCSSPDLWN; encoded by the coding sequence ATGTTTAGCAGTCCACGTCCCAATCTCTATAAGAGTACAGAAGGCTTCTCTGTGGAGGTGCTCGGCAGAACGGGCATTCTTTATTCCGAAGCAGGAAGAACACTCCGCATCGATTCCGAAGTGCTTTCCGGGGCAAGCGGCATGGTTGTTTACAAGGACTCCATCAATCACTGGCAAGCCCCCCACCACATCAAACCTTTTAGTCTGGCAGATCGAGAGCGAGTAATTGAGAACGTGAGAGCGGCATTCAAGTTTCAGGGATATGACATAGTGATTACCTGGCCAAGGTGTCCATGTTCCTCCCCTGACCTGTGGAATTGA
- a CDS encoding ABC transporter substrate-binding protein, whose amino-acid sequence MNSTPLRPIIICKVAITFLFVICISPGQSAGGYKIGVILATSGPASEIGQPEEKILRALMSYGELQSGAGRVTLEYRDSEGKPERALEYLEQFSKDPKVLAVIGPSTSGEAIPLARKAAEYQLPLLALAASKKITQHPEDPSRTNPWVFQFAQNDALAAQKLVTTLASQSGSTQKIAFLYSEDGFGKSGAEVFQEAAKRASAIQVEDGAGKSGAEVFQEVAKRASAIQVAHHASYPPDLPHPEAVINAIPSEASAVVLWGTTPGPALLVAAMRKTKPNIPIYLSHGNASPAFLKAVGPAGEGVILMGSRVLLPLDASKDGSTERDKAIHVFQRFWALRFDSPPSHFAGHARDALYSALLAIEASSSPVSRDQILAALESLGTFTGVTGNFRFTPDDHAGLDQSALEVFVVRDGRFAILDAKKR is encoded by the coding sequence ATGAACTCCACGCCTCTCAGGCCCATTATCATATGCAAGGTCGCGATAACCTTCCTCTTCGTCATCTGCATTTCACCCGGGCAGTCTGCAGGTGGATATAAGATTGGCGTGATTCTCGCGACATCCGGTCCGGCCAGCGAAATTGGTCAGCCGGAAGAGAAGATACTCAGGGCACTGATGTCCTATGGAGAACTCCAATCTGGCGCTGGCAGGGTCACGTTGGAGTACCGGGACTCTGAAGGTAAGCCTGAGAGAGCCCTGGAATACCTGGAGCAATTCAGCAAGGACCCAAAAGTTCTCGCCGTCATCGGCCCCAGCACCTCCGGCGAGGCCATACCATTGGCACGCAAGGCCGCAGAGTATCAGCTTCCCCTGCTCGCACTGGCTGCCAGCAAGAAGATCACGCAACATCCCGAAGACCCTTCACGAACCAATCCCTGGGTCTTCCAATTTGCCCAAAACGATGCACTGGCAGCGCAAAAGCTGGTGACGACGCTGGCGTCTCAATCAGGGAGCACACAGAAGATAGCGTTCCTCTATTCCGAGGACGGATTTGGAAAAAGTGGCGCAGAAGTATTCCAGGAGGCAGCGAAGCGCGCATCCGCCATCCAGGTTGAGGACGGAGCCGGAAAGAGTGGTGCAGAAGTTTTCCAGGAGGTGGCGAAGCGCGCATCCGCCATCCAGGTGGCTCACCATGCGAGCTATCCTCCTGACCTGCCCCATCCAGAGGCTGTCATCAACGCCATTCCGAGTGAAGCCTCTGCCGTGGTGCTATGGGGCACCACCCCGGGACCGGCCCTACTGGTGGCGGCCATGCGCAAAACAAAGCCGAATATCCCCATCTATCTCAGTCATGGAAATGCATCACCTGCATTCCTCAAGGCGGTGGGACCGGCGGGAGAAGGAGTCATCCTGATGGGCTCACGCGTGCTGTTGCCTCTCGACGCCAGCAAGGATGGCAGCACCGAAAGGGACAAGGCCATTCATGTCTTCCAGAGGTTTTGGGCCCTGCGATTCGATTCTCCGCCCTCGCATTTCGCCGGGCATGCCAGGGATGCACTGTATTCCGCTTTGCTTGCCATAGAGGCCAGCAGCTCACCCGTTTCCAGAGACCAGATTCTCGCGGCCCTTGAATCACTCGGCACGTTTACCGGCGTCACCGGCAACTTCCGTTTCACTCCCGACGATCACGCAGGCCTGGATCAATCCGCCCTGGAAGTGTTCGTGGTACGCGACGGTCGCTTTGCCATCCTCGATGCGAAGAAGCGCTAG